A window of Candidatus Binatia bacterium genomic DNA:
GCTCGCGGCCGTCGGAACCGGCGCGTCCTCGCGTGGCCAGCAGGCGATTGCGCTGCTTCAGCGCCGTCGTGTACTCGCGCAGCGAGCCGACGTAGGCCGGCTCGAGCTGGCAGAGCGCCACGTCGAGGAAGCGGCGCCGCTCGGGGACCCCGCCGCCGAACACGGAGACGTCGTCCACGGAGAAGTGCACCGTCGGAAAGCGCCCGAGCAGGTCGGTGAGCCGCGGCAGCGCTTCTCCGTCCACCCGCACCTCCCGCACCCCCTCCCGCGACCCGCGCGCCGAGAGCTCGCGCCGCACGCCCCCTCGTCCCACCACGACGCCGCGGATCTCGAACGCGTCGGCGCCGGTTCGGATCAGCTCCCGGTCCCGCGCCCCGCGGAAGGAGCGGCCGAGCGAGAGCAGAACGGCAGCCTCGATCCAGTTCGTCTTCCCCGAGCCGTTCGGCCCCAGGATCAAGGCGCTTCCGTCGCCGACGACGGTCTTGGCCTCACGGTGATTTCGGAAATCGCGCAGCTCGAGGCTTTGTAGTCGCACGCGCTCAGCCGGCCAGCCGGAGGGGCATGACCAGGCAGAGGAGCCCTTCCAGGGCCGGAGTTCCCTTCGCGTCCGTGGGCGCCCCCGGCACCAGGAGGCCGGCCGTGACGGGCGTGTTCAGCTGCACCGTCACTTCCTCGGAATCCATGGTCCGGAGAATGTCGAGCAGGTACCCGGCGTTGTAGCCGATCTCGAGGTCCTCGGCGTCGTAGCGGACGTCGAGCGATTCGGTGGCCTCGCCCTGATCGGGCGTCTGGACGACGAGCGTCAGCTTGTTCCGCGTCACGGCGAACTTCACCTGGCGCGTCAGGCTGTCGGAGAAGACGGAAACGCGGTCGAGGGACGACGCCAGCTCGCCCGTCTTCACGTGCAGGTGCTTGTTGTTGTTCTTGGGCAGCACCTGCTCGTAGTTGGGGAACGGCCCCTCGATCAGCTTCGTCGTGAGCGACGTCTTCCTAGTTCCTTGGCCCACGGTGAAGCGCGCGTGGTTCTTGGAAAGCTCGACGTGCACGGGATCGGCGCTCTCGGCCACGAGGCGGTGCAGATGGGTCAGCGCCTTCAGCGGAACGATGACGTCGCCCTTCAAGGCGCCCTTCACCGCGCCGGGGTGCTTCAGCGTGGCGCGCGCGAGGCGATGCCCGTCGGTGGCGACGAGCCGGATCTCCCCTTCCGCCACCTGGAGCAGAGCGCCGTTCAGCGCGGGACGCGTCTCGTCGGTGGAAACGGCGTAGATCGTGCGCTTGATCATCCGCTCGAGCTGCTTCGCATCGATCGTCAGCGACGTGTCGGGAGCCACGTTCACGCGCGCGGGAAACTCCTCGGGGCGAATGCAGAGGAACTTGAACCGTCCCGATTTGCTTCCGACGTTCAGCGTCAGATCCTTCGCTTCCAGCTTCAGCTCTTCCTTGGGAAGCTTCCGGACCAGCTCGAGGAGCTTCTTCGCGGGCACCGTGAGCGCGGCCTCGGCCTTGACGTCGGCCATCGCGCGGGTCGTGACCGAAAGGTCCAGGTCGGTGGCCGTCATCTGCAAACCTTCGTCCGTAGCTTCCACGAGAATATTGGCGAGCACGGGAAGCGTCGTTCGGCTGGGAACGGCGCTCGAGATGAGGCTCAACGCCTGCAACAGCTCCGTCTGCGCGATGGAGCATTTCATGGCCACGTCCTGTGCGATTGTCATGTGTCTAAGTCCCTTTAGGTATTGGTGGTTGCGGTCGCGTCGGGGTGGCTGTTTCCTCGCTCTGGATTATAGGTTTTCGGGGGGTCCTGGAACAACAGGAAAGGGGGTCTTTGCTCACGAGGTTTTCCACACGGTCCGGGGGGCCTAAGACTAGATAGGTACCATGAATAGAAGCAGTAGTAGTAGGGGGTGTGGACGGTGGGGGCGGGGAGAGGGTTGGCACGGGTAATTTGTTGTCCCGCTTGGCATTCCTGTATTCGTTCCGGCCGCGGTGAGGTCGGGATCGGCTGGGGATGGCGCGGAGGTTGTCCCGACCCGTCCCCAGGAGCGGGATACGGACCGCACGAAAGCCCGCCGTCCACGGCCTATCCACAGGAAATCGAAACGGGCGCCGCTCTCGCGACGCCCGTCGTTTCAGGGCCGCACGAACCCGCGCGGCCGATCTTTCGGATCGATGGAATTAGGCGGTGAGCTGCGCCATCAGCTCCTCCACCACGCCCCGCATCTCGGGATCGCTCGACGTCAGCGCCTCGATCTTCTGGCAGGCGTGGAGCACCGTCGTGTGGTCGCGCCCGCCGAACTTGCCGCCGATCTCGGCCAGCGAGAGGTCGGTGAGCGTGCGCGCGATGTACATGCCGATCTGGCGCGGGAACGCGATCGTGTCGGTGCGCCGCTTTCCGCGCAGTGATTCCTCGGTGACGTTGAAGTGGCGCGAGACGATCCGCTGGATATCGTGCACGTCGAAGCGGACCAGGTCGGGCTTGATCTGATCCCGCAGCACGTCCTGCGCGAACTCCACGGTGAGCTTGGAATTGGTGAGCTCGGCGAAGGCCAGGAGCCGCGCCAGCGATCCCTCGAGGTCGCGGATGTTGTTCTTGATGTTGCTCGCCAGGAGCAGCGCGATCTCGTTCGGGACCATCCGATTCTGCAGCTCGGCCTTCTTTTTCACGATGGCGACGCGGGTTTCCAGGTCGGGGGGCTGGATGTCGGCCACCACGCCCCAGGTGAAGCGGGAGAGCAGGCGCTCCTCGAGCGCCGTCATCGAGTTGGGCGGGCCGTCGCTGGTCAGGACGATCTGCCGGTGCTGGTCGTGGAGCGCGTTGAACGTGTGGAAGAACTCCTCCTGCGTCGACTCCTTGCCCTCGAGGAACTGGATGTCGTCGATCAACAGGAGATCCGCGGAGCGGTAGCGCGCCTTGAACTCGAGCGTGGTGGCGTGCTGGATGGCGTAGATCATCTCGTTCATGAACTTCTCGGCCGAGACGAAGAACACCTTCGCGTGCGGACGCTGCGCGCGCACGAAGTGACCGATGGCGTGCATGAGGTGCGTCTTGCCGAGGCCGACGCCGCCGTACAGGAAGAGCGGGTTGTAGCGCTCGCCCGGGCTCTGGGCGACCGCCTGGCAGACGGCATGGGCGAACTGGTTTCCATTTCCGACGACGAAGGTGTCGAACGTGTTCTGCGGCACGAGCGCGCTCTCGTCGCGCGAGGGAAAGCCGCCGCTCCATCCCGACGTCCTGGTGGGACGCGGCTCCTCGCGTCCCATGAAATCCTCTTTCGTGAAGCCATGGCCCGCGCCCGGGGAGCCCGCGGGTTCCGCGGGCAGGGCGCCCCAGGGCGGGGTGTCGGCGGCGTCCTCCTGGCGCACCTGGAACATCACGGGGATCGTCGCGCCCGCGGCGGTCGAGACCGAGGTCTCGATCAGCGGACGGTAGTGCTGGTCCAGCCAATCCACGTAGAACTGGCTGGGCACCTCCAGGACGAGCGATCCGTTCAGCGAGACCGGCCGGAGCGACCGGAACCACGTTTCGTACGTCTGCGGCGAGGTATTGTCCTGAATGGTTCCGAGTGCGCGTTCCCAGAGATCGACGGCTGCCTTTTCGATCATTTCACTGCCCCCACATGCACACACCCACTCCACGCACAATCCACACACTTATCCACAAAATAACTGGGGCGTAACGGATTGCGTGTGACTCCGTTACGCCCCGAGAACGCGATGTCGGGCAACGCGTGTCCTGACGGCATTTTCGACTTTCGATGATGGCGCGCGAGGCGCGCCGGGCGAGAAGTGAGCAGGCGTTGGCCGCGACCTGGAGGGAGTCGCGTCTGACGTCCGCCGAGGGGTCGGAATGTACGACCCTCGATCCGCGGCCTGCAACGAAATTGTTTCGGACGGGCGTCGCGCGGAGCCGACGGCGCGTGTTGACCGAACGGAACGCGTCGGTTAGACTCGCCGACTCGCAACGAACGACACTCACTCACACGATCGCGACTCGAGGAGCTCCAAGTGAAGCGCACGTTCCAACCGCACAACCGCCGCCGGAAGAAGGTCCACGGCTTCCGCGAGCGCATGAGCACCCGCGGCGGCCGCGCGGTACTGAAGCGCCGCCGGGACCGGGGCCGCAAACGTCTCACGGTCTAGCACGGCCGCGCCCGGCGATTCGGCCATGGCCGGCGGAGTTCCGACTCGCGACCGTCGTCTCCGTTCGGGATGGCAGTTCCGCGAGGTCTACCGCTCCGGCGCCTCCTATCACGGAACCTTGATGTCTCTGGTCAGCCTCGGCAAGCCCGAAGACCACGGCCGCCGGGCGTTCGTGGCCAGCCGCAAGGTCGGCCCCGCCGTGCGCCGGAATCGCGCGAAGCGGCTCCTGCGCGAGGGGTTCCGCCGCC
This region includes:
- the rpmH gene encoding 50S ribosomal protein L34, with the protein product MKRTFQPHNRRRKKVHGFRERMSTRGGRAVLKRRRDRGRKRLTV
- the dnaN gene encoding DNA polymerase III subunit beta, translating into MKCSIAQTELLQALSLISSAVPSRTTLPVLANILVEATDEGLQMTATDLDLSVTTRAMADVKAEAALTVPAKKLLELVRKLPKEELKLEAKDLTLNVGSKSGRFKFLCIRPEEFPARVNVAPDTSLTIDAKQLERMIKRTIYAVSTDETRPALNGALLQVAEGEIRLVATDGHRLARATLKHPGAVKGALKGDVIVPLKALTHLHRLVAESADPVHVELSKNHARFTVGQGTRKTSLTTKLIEGPFPNYEQVLPKNNNKHLHVKTGELASSLDRVSVFSDSLTRQVKFAVTRNKLTLVVQTPDQGEATESLDVRYDAEDLEIGYNAGYLLDILRTMDSEEVTVQLNTPVTAGLLVPGAPTDAKGTPALEGLLCLVMPLRLAG
- the rnpA gene encoding ribonuclease P protein component, with translation MAGGVPTRDRRLRSGWQFREVYRSGASYHGTLMSLVSLGKPEDHGRRAFVASRKVGPAVRRNRAKRLLREGFRRLPEDRRDEPRWRVWIARAACSRSDLHRVAAEMARLVKQERR
- the dnaA gene encoding chromosomal replication initiator protein DnaA, with amino-acid sequence MIEKAAVDLWERALGTIQDNTSPQTYETWFRSLRPVSLNGSLVLEVPSQFYVDWLDQHYRPLIETSVSTAAGATIPVMFQVRQEDAADTPPWGALPAEPAGSPGAGHGFTKEDFMGREEPRPTRTSGWSGGFPSRDESALVPQNTFDTFVVGNGNQFAHAVCQAVAQSPGERYNPLFLYGGVGLGKTHLMHAIGHFVRAQRPHAKVFFVSAEKFMNEMIYAIQHATTLEFKARYRSADLLLIDDIQFLEGKESTQEEFFHTFNALHDQHRQIVLTSDGPPNSMTALEERLLSRFTWGVVADIQPPDLETRVAIVKKKAELQNRMVPNEIALLLASNIKNNIRDLEGSLARLLAFAELTNSKLTVEFAQDVLRDQIKPDLVRFDVHDIQRIVSRHFNVTEESLRGKRRTDTIAFPRQIGMYIARTLTDLSLAEIGGKFGGRDHTTVLHACQKIEALTSSDPEMRGVVEELMAQLTA